From the Lathyrus oleraceus cultivar Zhongwan6 chromosome 4, CAAS_Psat_ZW6_1.0, whole genome shotgun sequence genome, one window contains:
- the LOC127075112 gene encoding uncharacterized protein LOC127075112: MPSPSTFLTLHLYLIFTLFSLHVQANHVISEDGYSVTTVLDGHKLHINPFSVLQRPHSSDLIVLDSSNSTFYTVQLPISQESVFKRFSGNGLPGYDDGDVGSARFDKPRSFAVDIRGNVYVADRVNKVIRKISTNGVTTIAGGSSEKSNIKDGPAQNASFSNDFELTSIPAMCALLVSDHMHQLVHQVNLKEEDCTIGSKSGLGAVMTWTLGLGLSCLLGLIVGIVVRPYIFPPHECTSRYHFTVTWKHCQISLGKLLPTLYSGIRSAVASCDCSSVFAVAMRLWRLSLSLLVLVFNIDFVFPRRPHLESVSLLDLDACNSGEISKSSKYFDQMKDLMSFDEDVMDSTKKTLNQGKDTRGSMRTKDSSNILHQESSVANLGVVKRR; this comes from the exons ATGCCTTCTCCGTCCACCTTCCTTACACTCCATCTCTACCTCATTTTCACCCTATTCTCTCTCCACG TTCAAGCAAACCACGTCATTTCCGAGGACGGTTACTCCGTCACCACCGTTCTCGACGGTCACAAGCTTCACATAAACCCCTTTTCCGTTCTCCAACGACCCCATTCCTCCGATCTCATCGTTCTTGACTCCTCAAACAGTACTTTCTACACCGTCCAGTTACCCATTTCCCAAG AGAGTGTTTTCAAGAGGTTTTCTGGAAATGGGTTGCCTGggtatgatgatggtgatgtgGGTTCAGCAAGGTTTGATAAACCTAGAAGCTTTGCTGTTGATATTAGGGGGAATGTGTATGTTGCTGATAGGGTTAACAAGGTCATAAGGAAAATCAGTACCAATG GTGTCACCACAATTGCTGgagggtcttcagaaaaatcaAACATCAAGGATGGACCAGCACAAAATGCGTCATTTTCAAATGATTTTGAGCTAACTTCCATTCCGGCCATGTGCGCTCTATTAGTGTCGGATCATATGCACCAGTTGGTCCATCAGGTTAATTTGAAGGAGGAGGATTGTACTATTGGATCTAAATCTG GGCTTGGTGCAGTTATGACTTGGACTCTAGGGTTAGGACTATCATGTTTACTCGGCTTAATAGTTGGCATTGTGGTCCGCCCCTATATTTTCCCTCCTCAT GAATGCACCAGCCGTTACCATTTCACCGTGACATGGAAGCATTGCCAAATCAGTTTGGGGAAGCTACTACCGACACTCTACTCCGGCATAAGAAGCGCAGTTGCTAGCTGCGATTGCTCATCTGTATTTGCGGTTGCAATGAGACTTTGGAGATTGAGTCTTTCTCTTCTTGTTCTAGTGTTTAATATCGACTTTGTTTTTCCGAGGCGGCCACATCTCGAGTCAGTGTCTTTGCTAGATTTAGATGCTTGCAATAGTGGTGAAATATCGAAGTCAAGTAAGTATTTTGACCAAATGAAGGATTTGATGAGTTTTGATGAAGATGTTATGGATTCAACCAAGAAAACCTTAAACCAAGGAAAGGATACCAGAGGCAGCATGAGAACTAAAGATAGTAGTAACATTCTTCATCAAGAATCATCTGTGGCTAATTTGGGTGTTGTGAAGAGGAGATGA